One region of Sulfurisphaera ohwakuensis genomic DNA includes:
- a CDS encoding CopG family ribbon-helix-helix protein: protein MSEKISISIPRELYERLERYLKEKQIVDRSKIFQIAIRNFLDENEGSDTFVYGIINLVYDENASEVTKFQHEHEDKIISVMHIHVGNECIEALAVKGKKRDLVELTAKLSQLKGVKKVRFIVSTPET from the coding sequence ATGAGCGAAAAAATCAGTATATCAATACCTAGGGAATTATATGAAAGATTAGAAAGATATTTAAAAGAGAAACAAATAGTAGATAGAAGCAAAATTTTCCAGATCGCTATACGAAATTTCCTTGATGAAAATGAGGGTAGTGACACATTTGTTTATGGTATAATAAACTTGGTTTACGACGAAAATGCTTCTGAAGTTACTAAATTCCAACATGAGCATGAAGATAAGATAATCTCTGTCATGCATATTCATGTGGGAAATGAATGCATAGAAGCATTAGCAGTGAAAGGAAAGAAAAGAGATTTAGTGGAATTGACAGCAAAACTATCTCAGCTTAAGGGTGTAAAAAAAGTAAGGTTTATTGTTTCGACACCAGAAACTTAA
- a CDS encoding enoyl-CoA hydratase/isomerase family protein, whose protein sequence is METIVVKKETPIGWIYLNRPDRLNAINQQMIKELRQGIDEMLYDSDIKVIIITGNGKAFSAGADISQFKELNGYTAWQFAKSGRELMDYIENINKPTIAMINGYALGGGLELAMACDIRIAAEETQLGLPEINLGIYPGFGGTQRLVRLIGKGKALELMLTGDRISAKEAEKIGLVNKVVPLSNLEQETRNFALKLAEKPPISIALIKLLVNQGIDLPILAGLNMESLGWGVVFSTEDEKEGVSAFLEKRKAQFKGK, encoded by the coding sequence ATGGAAACAATTGTTGTAAAAAAAGAGACCCCAATAGGGTGGATTTATTTAAATAGGCCAGATAGATTAAATGCTATAAATCAACAAATGATAAAAGAACTGAGACAAGGAATAGACGAAATGTTATACGACTCTGACATTAAAGTAATTATAATTACTGGAAACGGAAAAGCTTTTTCAGCTGGTGCTGATATTTCTCAATTTAAAGAGTTAAATGGCTATACTGCTTGGCAATTTGCTAAGAGTGGGAGAGAACTTATGGATTATATAGAAAATATTAATAAACCTACAATAGCAATGATAAACGGTTATGCTTTGGGAGGAGGACTAGAATTAGCAATGGCTTGTGATATACGAATTGCTGCTGAAGAAACACAATTAGGCTTACCAGAAATTAACTTAGGAATTTATCCGGGTTTTGGAGGAACACAAAGATTAGTTAGGCTAATAGGAAAAGGAAAAGCATTAGAACTAATGTTAACTGGAGATAGAATTTCAGCTAAGGAGGCTGAAAAAATTGGTTTAGTTAACAAAGTAGTCCCATTAAGTAACCTAGAACAAGAAACTAGGAATTTTGCACTTAAGTTAGCTGAAAAACCACCAATCTCTATTGCATTAATAAAACTCCTTGTTAATCAAGGAATAGATTTACCAATTTTAGCCGGTTTAAATATGGAAAGCTTAGGATGGGGTGTTGTTTTTAGTACTGAAGATGAGAAAGAAGGTGTAAGTGCTTTCCTAGAGAAAAGAAAGGCTCAGTTTAAGGGTAAATAG
- a CDS encoding L-threonylcarbamoyladenylate synthase codes for MTQILKIDPLNPEIDKIKIAADVIRNGGTVAFPTETVYGLGANAFDGNACLKIFQAKNRPVDNPLIVHIADFNQLFEVAKDIPDKVLEIAQIVWPGPLTFVLKKTERIPKEVTAGLDTVAVRMPAHPIALQLIRESGVPIAAPSANLATRPSPTKAEDVITDLNGRVDVIIDGGHTFFGVESTIINVTVEPPVLLRPGPFTVEELKKLFGDIIIPEFAQGKKEAEIALAPGMKYKHYAPNTRLLLVENRNIFKDVVSLLSKKYKVALLIPKELSKEFEGLQQIILGSDENLYEVARNLFDSFRELDKLNVDIGIMVGFPERGIGFAIMNRARKASGFSIIKNISDVYKYVSI; via the coding sequence ATGACTCAAATACTTAAGATCGATCCATTGAACCCGGAAATTGATAAAATAAAAATAGCTGCTGATGTTATAAGGAATGGTGGAACAGTAGCTTTTCCTACAGAAACTGTTTACGGTTTAGGTGCTAATGCTTTTGATGGAAATGCGTGTTTAAAAATATTTCAAGCTAAAAACAGACCAGTTGATAACCCACTAATTGTCCACATTGCAGATTTTAACCAGCTGTTTGAAGTTGCTAAAGATATACCAGATAAAGTATTGGAGATAGCACAAATTGTTTGGCCAGGCCCTCTTACATTTGTTCTAAAAAAGACTGAGAGAATTCCTAAAGAAGTTACTGCTGGCTTGGATACCGTTGCCGTTAGGATGCCAGCTCATCCAATAGCATTACAATTAATACGTGAGAGCGGGGTTCCAATAGCTGCACCTAGTGCTAATTTGGCTACTAGACCAAGTCCTACAAAGGCTGAAGATGTAATAACAGATTTGAATGGAAGAGTAGATGTAATTATCGATGGTGGACATACGTTCTTTGGTGTTGAAAGTACAATAATTAACGTAACAGTTGAACCACCGGTACTTCTTAGACCTGGGCCTTTTACGGTTGAGGAACTAAAGAAACTCTTTGGTGATATAATTATTCCAGAATTTGCTCAAGGAAAGAAAGAAGCTGAAATAGCCTTAGCACCTGGAATGAAATATAAACATTATGCACCTAATACAAGATTACTATTGGTAGAAAATAGGAATATATTCAAGGACGTAGTGTCCTTATTGAGTAAGAAGTATAAGGTTGCACTTCTTATACCTAAAGAACTAAGTAAAGAGTTTGAAGGTTTACAACAAATAATTCTTGGCAGTGATGAAAATTTATATGAAGTAGCAAGAAATTTATTTGATTCTTTCAGAGAGCTAGATAAACTAAACGTCGACATAGGTATAATGGTAGGTTTTCCAGAAAGAGGAATAGGATTTGCTATCATGAATAGGGCAAGAAAAGCATCAGGTTTTTCAATTATCAAAAATATTAGTGATGTGTATAAGTATGTTAGTATTTAA
- the tldD gene encoding zinc metalloprotease TldD, which yields MDLLKKAEELGATFADLRIMKIKELSLTVTEDRELITTNGIDQGFSLRVLYRSNWGYKSSTGEVGYDDVKDAINVSYGDEKTNIIYMPPKKDIVDIKIKYDFNRSIEEKFKDLRKIRESVFSLSDRIKSVNIRYYESHYEKEYYSTEDREIKQKYVISGFSIVAVARENDVVASAYVSKSTFQGYPLEVFDINDILQTLKIRIEGQLKGKPPKADKYPVVLAPEVVGVFAHEAIGHLAEADLAINGILYELRGKQIAPESVNIIDSPVVDYPMGIGVTIYDDDGIEGRDVYIIKNGVVNEFLTDRFYSSYLGQKPTGNARAEDFRNPIIIRMRNTYISPGSYSYDEMIKEVKQGILLVSPRGGQTSPDGTFQFGIQEAYKIENGEVKEPLRNVGISGYTIETLRDIKAISKEFNVSPGYCGKEGQSVPVGVGGSYVLVENMKVGGIID from the coding sequence ATGGATTTATTAAAAAAGGCTGAGGAATTAGGGGCTACATTTGCTGATTTAAGAATAATGAAAATTAAAGAACTTTCTTTGACTGTAACTGAAGATAGGGAGTTAATAACCACTAATGGAATTGACCAAGGGTTCTCATTGAGAGTGCTTTATAGAAGTAATTGGGGATATAAATCTAGTACTGGAGAAGTAGGTTATGATGACGTTAAAGATGCAATTAACGTAAGTTATGGAGATGAAAAAACAAATATCATTTACATGCCACCAAAAAAGGATATTGTTGATATAAAAATAAAATATGATTTTAATAGGTCAATTGAGGAAAAATTCAAAGACTTAAGAAAAATAAGAGAAAGCGTATTTTCTCTATCTGATAGGATAAAAAGTGTAAATATACGATATTATGAATCACACTATGAAAAAGAATACTATAGCACTGAAGATAGAGAGATTAAGCAAAAATATGTAATAAGTGGATTTTCTATTGTAGCAGTAGCTAGAGAAAATGACGTTGTGGCATCAGCCTATGTTTCAAAATCTACTTTCCAAGGTTATCCACTAGAAGTATTTGATATTAATGATATTTTGCAAACATTAAAAATAAGGATAGAAGGACAACTTAAAGGTAAGCCACCAAAAGCTGATAAATATCCTGTTGTATTAGCACCAGAAGTTGTTGGAGTTTTCGCTCATGAGGCTATAGGTCATTTAGCTGAAGCTGATTTAGCTATAAATGGTATTCTTTATGAATTAAGAGGAAAGCAAATAGCTCCAGAATCTGTAAATATAATAGATTCTCCAGTAGTGGATTATCCTATGGGTATAGGAGTTACCATTTATGATGATGATGGAATAGAAGGAAGAGATGTTTATATCATAAAAAATGGAGTGGTAAACGAATTCCTTACTGATAGATTTTACTCCTCATATCTTGGTCAGAAACCTACTGGTAATGCAAGGGCAGAGGACTTTAGAAATCCTATTATAATAAGAATGAGAAATACTTACATATCTCCCGGTTCTTATTCTTATGACGAGATGATTAAAGAGGTTAAACAAGGGATATTATTGGTTTCTCCCCGTGGTGGTCAAACCAGTCCAGATGGTACTTTCCAGTTTGGAATACAAGAAGCATATAAGATAGAAAATGGAGAAGTTAAAGAACCTTTAAGAAATGTCGGAATTTCTGGGTATACAATTGAAACGTTAAGAGACATTAAGGCTATATCTAAAGAGTTTAATGTTTCTCCTGGCTATTGTGGAAAAGAAGGTCAAAGTGTTCCAGTAGGTGTAGGCGGATCATACGTTTTAGTTGAAAATATGAAGGTTGGTGGTATAATTGACTGA
- the cyoE gene encoding heme o synthase, with the protein MAISLSRKLIDYIKLSKPRVISLLDLAAIAGFVLGLPKAINITSIIVSFLAVIIGGSLASGGGMIINGGLEIEKDKKMKRTSWRPTVKGEVGRKEAYAIGSIFIVVGTLIGFLANPLTALFIALGAFIYVVIYSIWLKPRTWWNIVIGGFAGSAAAWAGFAASSGSFTLLSFLLGFLIFMWTPGHFWSLALRFRDDYKNAEIPMLPVLTDERTSAKAIAISNALMVPFALLIGLYAGLIYLIVSTIVSAFLLYVSVKLYLNPTADEAWESFKLSSPYLAIILLTLIIVKLI; encoded by the coding sequence ATGGCAATAAGTCTATCTAGGAAGTTAATTGACTATATTAAGCTTTCAAAACCTCGAGTTATTAGCCTCTTAGATCTCGCTGCTATTGCAGGATTTGTACTTGGTTTACCTAAAGCTATTAATATTACTTCTATCATAGTGAGTTTTCTTGCCGTAATTATAGGAGGTAGTCTTGCATCTGGTGGAGGAATGATAATTAATGGAGGTCTTGAGATAGAAAAAGATAAGAAAATGAAGAGAACTTCTTGGAGACCAACAGTAAAAGGAGAAGTAGGAAGAAAAGAGGCTTATGCAATAGGTTCAATATTTATAGTTGTTGGTACACTTATTGGTTTTCTTGCAAATCCTCTCACAGCCCTATTTATCGCTTTAGGAGCTTTTATATATGTAGTTATTTATTCAATTTGGCTAAAACCAAGAACTTGGTGGAATATTGTAATTGGTGGTTTTGCTGGAAGTGCGGCAGCATGGGCTGGTTTTGCAGCAAGTAGTGGTTCTTTCACATTATTGTCGTTTTTATTAGGCTTTTTAATCTTTATGTGGACCCCAGGACACTTTTGGTCTTTAGCGTTAAGGTTCAGAGATGATTATAAAAATGCTGAAATTCCTATGTTACCAGTATTGACAGATGAGAGAACTTCTGCTAAAGCTATTGCTATATCAAATGCATTAATGGTACCATTTGCTTTACTAATAGGGTTATATGCTGGTTTAATATATTTGATTGTAAGTACAATAGTGTCCGCATTTCTACTATATGTATCAGTTAAACTTTATCTTAATCCTACAGCAGATGAAGCTTGGGAATCATTTAAATTATCCTCGCCTTATCTTGCAATAATCTTACTAACGTTAATTATAGTAAAACTTATTTAA
- a CDS encoding B3/4 domain-containing protein, with the protein MIVKVCEDAKKLGIFIGFTEVHSVTVEKNSKLIEMELEKIEEKYKGENPETLKDNPVVRAYRDFYWKIGIDPTKIRPSGEALRRRVSRNGRLPRINNVVDSGNISSTETLVPIGLYDMDKIVGNPRIILSKGDELFYGIGKKEPEKVSPGIPIMIDESGKVMHIYPHRDSLLTSITFETKNVLIVSAGVPGVEKDLVFYAAKLTAELLVKYANGKWNGMVNLG; encoded by the coding sequence ATGATTGTTAAAGTATGCGAAGACGCTAAAAAGCTGGGAATTTTTATTGGTTTCACTGAAGTTCACTCCGTTACTGTAGAAAAGAATAGTAAACTCATCGAAATGGAATTAGAAAAAATTGAAGAGAAGTATAAAGGAGAAAATCCTGAAACCTTAAAGGATAATCCAGTAGTTAGAGCTTATAGAGATTTTTATTGGAAAATAGGGATTGACCCAACAAAAATAAGACCTAGTGGAGAAGCATTAAGAAGAAGAGTATCAAGAAACGGAAGATTACCAAGAATAAATAACGTAGTAGATTCTGGAAATATCTCAAGTACAGAAACTTTAGTACCAATAGGATTGTATGATATGGATAAAATAGTAGGAAATCCGAGGATCATACTTAGTAAAGGAGATGAATTATTTTATGGAATTGGAAAGAAAGAACCAGAAAAAGTTAGTCCAGGAATACCAATTATGATTGACGAAAGCGGAAAAGTTATGCATATTTATCCTCATAGAGACTCATTACTTACAAGCATTACATTTGAAACTAAAAATGTTTTAATTGTTTCAGCTGGAGTACCGGGAGTTGAAAAAGATTTAGTATTTTACGCTGCTAAACTTACAGCAGAGTTATTAGTTAAATATGCTAATGGAAAATGGAATGGAATGGTGAATTTAGGTTGA
- a CDS encoding biotin--[acetyl-CoA-carboxylase] ligase, producing the protein MLVFKFPSVTSTQDLAEAIYQIINADEFVIVAEEQTKARGRYRREWYSPKGGLWFTYVIKNYNAERIPFLTFRSSLAVRKVLSTFLDVKIRWPNDIVYRKRKIAGILIEGINEGMNSTVFIGIGIDTNVKSLPEELHATSLYLELKREVDNDKILSEIINEIKNYEKISDKEVIDEINKYLSIKDKKVKLVSKNEEKSCLALFVDYYGRLVTECGIFEVEDILRVIEE; encoded by the coding sequence ATGTTAGTATTTAAGTTTCCTAGTGTAACTTCAACTCAGGATTTGGCTGAAGCAATATATCAAATTATAAACGCAGATGAGTTTGTAATTGTTGCTGAAGAGCAAACTAAGGCAAGGGGAAGATATAGAAGAGAATGGTATTCTCCTAAAGGTGGTTTATGGTTTACTTATGTCATAAAAAATTACAATGCTGAGAGGATTCCTTTTTTAACTTTTAGATCTTCCTTAGCTGTTAGAAAAGTGTTATCAACTTTTCTTGATGTAAAGATAAGGTGGCCTAATGATATTGTCTACAGAAAAAGAAAGATTGCTGGAATTCTTATTGAGGGAATTAACGAAGGAATGAACAGTACAGTTTTCATAGGTATAGGAATTGATACGAATGTAAAGAGTTTACCAGAAGAATTACATGCCACTTCTCTATATTTAGAACTAAAGAGAGAAGTGGATAATGACAAAATACTTAGTGAAATTATTAATGAAATAAAAAATTATGAAAAAATTAGTGATAAAGAAGTCATAGATGAAATTAATAAATATTTGTCTATTAAGGATAAGAAAGTAAAGTTAGTGAGTAAAAATGAAGAAAAAAGTTGTTTAGCATTATTTGTTGATTATTATGGAAGACTTGTAACAGAATGCGGAATATTTGAAGTAGAAGACATTTTAAGAGTAATAGAGGAATAA
- a CDS encoding universal stress protein, with product MFKKILVAYDGSDHAARALDIGIDLAKRYEAKLDIVEVVDTAALLGMGVAPIPGEVIQQVYNKAKSDIDNAKAKAQNQGIKDVEGVVLEGDPATAILEYAGKNGVDLIVTGSRGLSTFKRIILGSVSTKLVQEAKIPVLVVK from the coding sequence ATGTTCAAAAAGATCCTCGTAGCTTATGATGGCTCGGATCATGCGGCCAGAGCATTAGATATTGGGATAGATTTAGCTAAAAGATATGAAGCAAAATTAGATATTGTGGAAGTTGTAGATACAGCAGCATTATTAGGCATGGGTGTAGCACCTATTCCAGGTGAGGTAATTCAACAAGTTTACAATAAAGCAAAAAGCGATATTGACAACGCTAAAGCAAAAGCACAGAATCAGGGTATTAAAGACGTTGAGGGTGTAGTTCTTGAAGGTGATCCAGCAACAGCAATTTTAGAATATGCTGGGAAAAACGGTGTTGATTTAATAGTTACTGGAAGTAGGGGACTTTCGACATTTAAGAGAATAATTTTAGGTAGTGTGTCTACAAAACTAGTTCAAGAGGCTAAGATACCCGTATTAGTCGTAAAGTAA
- a CDS encoding TldD/PmbA family protein translates to MYTIIQKGKELGYSTEVFMAELRAVQIKRERQYQNMSILDRGYGIRIIKDGKLGFAYGNRLDNLLDLAIDGLHASKEDKFNVLPSPEKISKLNLKMFDIANAQTRISDYLSFGNEIREHVNVVAEYYDIMNLKVKIVSSEGIDVEEERSLSSISLSFNVKNDTEISPEIYEHVTSRSLDINLDSIKDRILKMKEIFSKRRVKLEKPVSEGIFTPKALSELFSPLFSHAISLENYYRGKSPLKEGEIINEKLEISDNPLILNAPYSRSFDAEGLPSKINYLIKDGKINQFLSNTYWSLKTNRENTHSATRNYSVLPYISPTILDINVKSSSDNEGIFIDQVQGVHTSNFDTGEFSVVIPIAWNEKEGVAYKELTLSGNLKDFIKGIESSVGDKIIYGNLSTSALRVKNVTIV, encoded by the coding sequence GTGTACACTATTATCCAAAAAGGAAAGGAACTAGGCTATTCAACTGAGGTCTTTATGGCGGAACTTAGAGCCGTTCAAATTAAAAGAGAAAGACAGTATCAGAATATGAGTATCTTAGATAGAGGATATGGTATTAGAATAATAAAAGATGGCAAGTTAGGCTTTGCATACGGTAATAGACTTGATAACCTTTTAGATTTAGCAATTGATGGCCTTCATGCATCTAAAGAAGATAAATTTAATGTTTTACCATCTCCAGAAAAGATCAGTAAATTAAACCTGAAAATGTTTGATATAGCAAATGCACAAACTAGGATTAGTGATTACTTATCCTTTGGTAATGAGATAAGAGAACATGTTAATGTTGTAGCTGAGTATTATGATATTATGAACTTGAAAGTTAAGATTGTTAGTTCAGAAGGAATCGATGTAGAGGAAGAGAGAAGTCTTTCCTCAATAAGTTTAAGTTTTAATGTAAAAAATGATACGGAAATAAGCCCAGAAATATACGAACATGTAACGAGTAGATCCTTAGATATTAACTTAGATAGTATTAAGGATAGGATTTTGAAAATGAAAGAAATATTTAGCAAGAGGAGAGTAAAGTTAGAAAAACCTGTGTCAGAGGGAATTTTTACTCCTAAAGCTCTTTCAGAGTTGTTCTCTCCGTTATTTTCTCACGCTATCTCTTTAGAGAATTATTACAGAGGAAAATCGCCATTAAAAGAAGGAGAAATAATAAACGAGAAACTAGAAATAAGCGATAATCCTCTAATACTTAATGCTCCTTATAGTAGATCTTTTGATGCAGAGGGATTACCATCCAAGATAAATTACTTGATAAAGGATGGGAAAATTAATCAATTCTTATCAAATACCTATTGGAGTTTAAAGACCAATAGAGAAAATACGCATTCAGCTACTAGGAACTACTCAGTTCTCCCTTATATTTCACCCACAATATTAGATATAAATGTAAAAAGCAGTTCAGATAACGAAGGAATATTTATAGATCAAGTACAAGGAGTTCATACCAGTAATTTTGATACTGGAGAGTTCTCAGTAGTGATTCCTATAGCATGGAACGAAAAAGAAGGCGTAGCGTACAAGGAATTAACTTTATCTGGAAATCTAAAGGATTTTATTAAAGGTATTGAAAGTAGTGTAGGAGATAAGATAATTTATGGTAATTTGAGTACTTCAGCACTCAGAGTGAAAAACGTTACCATCGTATGA
- a CDS encoding homoserine dehydrogenase: protein MKLLLFGYGNVGKAFRKLLHEKRSPELNDIIIGGIVTRRGIMLQDKEDFTPDLEGDVFKAFEKIKPDVIVDVSSANYNNGEPSLSLYKEAIKDGINIITTNKAPLALAFNEIFSLARSKGVKIGFQGTVMSGTPSINLYRVLPGSRVIKIRGILNGTTNFILTLMNKGVSFEEALKEAQRRGYAEEDPTLDINGFDAAAKITILANFMIGKSVTIKDVKFEGINRDLPKNEKIKLIAYADEKEVWVKPLPISQDDPLYNVDGVENALDITTDIQSILIRGPGAGPVNAAYGALSDLILLKRNCL from the coding sequence TTGAAATTATTACTCTTTGGTTACGGAAATGTAGGAAAAGCATTTAGAAAACTACTTCATGAAAAAAGATCTCCAGAGTTAAATGACATAATAATTGGAGGAATAGTTACTAGAAGAGGAATAATGTTACAAGATAAAGAAGACTTTACACCAGATCTCGAAGGAGACGTATTTAAAGCTTTTGAAAAAATTAAACCAGATGTAATAGTTGATGTTTCATCTGCAAATTATAACAATGGAGAACCTTCGCTTTCTCTATATAAGGAAGCAATAAAAGATGGTATAAATATAATAACTACAAATAAAGCTCCTTTAGCTTTAGCCTTTAATGAGATATTTTCTTTAGCTAGATCAAAAGGTGTAAAAATTGGTTTTCAAGGAACTGTAATGAGCGGAACACCATCAATTAATCTATACAGAGTTTTACCAGGAAGTAGAGTGATAAAGATTAGGGGGATTCTAAATGGGACAACAAACTTCATATTGACCCTCATGAATAAAGGAGTAAGTTTCGAAGAGGCATTGAAAGAGGCTCAAAGAAGAGGATATGCTGAAGAAGACCCTACATTAGACATTAACGGTTTTGATGCGGCAGCAAAAATAACTATTTTAGCCAACTTTATGATAGGAAAGAGTGTAACGATTAAAGATGTAAAGTTTGAAGGCATAAATCGAGATTTACCAAAAAATGAAAAAATAAAGTTAATCGCCTATGCTGATGAAAAAGAAGTATGGGTAAAGCCTCTTCCTATTTCTCAAGATGATCCTCTATATAATGTTGACGGTGTTGAAAACGCGCTTGATATTACCACAGATATTCAAAGTATTTTAATAAGAGGACCTGGTGCTGGACCAGTAAATGCTGCCTATGGAGCTTTATCTGATTTAATTCTTCTAAAGAGAAATTGCTTATGA